A stretch of Cucumis sativus cultivar 9930 chromosome 2, Cucumber_9930_V3, whole genome shotgun sequence DNA encodes these proteins:
- the LOC101205906 gene encoding MFP1 attachment factor 1 encodes MSDQENSPQSHLQFPDSDIKHKDPIKPPMQFATKFSIWPPTQRTRDAVISRLIETLSTPSILSKRFGTIPPDEAATVAQLIEEEAYAYANGSPPSVDDGIEILQVYSKEISKRMLEAVKGRPSPAAPAENGETEEVRSPVVETNHETPTLETGN; translated from the coding sequence ATGTCCGATCAAGAAAACTCCCCTCAGTCCCATCTACAATTCCCAGACTCCGATATCAAACACAAAGATCCCATCAAACCCCCCATGCAATTCGCTACCAAATTCAGCATATGGCCACCAACACAACGCACTCGCGACGCCGTTATAAGTCGTCTCATCGAAACCCTCTCCACCCCTTCCATTCTCTCGAAACGTTTCGGCACCATTCCGCCCGATGAAGCAGCCACCGTCGCGCAGCTCATCGAGGAAGAAGCGTATGCCTACGCCAATGGCTCTCCCCCCTCCGTGGACGACGGCATCGAGATTCTCCAGGTTTACTCCAAGGAGATTAGTAAGCGGATGCTCGAAGCTGTGAAGGGTAGACCGAGTCCCGCGGCTCCGGCAGAAAATGGTGAGACGGAGGAAGTAAGATCACCTGTTGTTGAAACTAATCATGAAACCCCAACTTTGGAAACTGGAAATTGA